Proteins from a single region of Lysinibacillus sp. JNUCC-52:
- the ribH gene encoding 6,7-dimethyl-8-ribityllumazine synthase, which produces MGKTFEAQLIGNDLKIAVVVGRFNEFITSKLLSGALDGLKRHGVDEELIDVAWVPGAFEIPFIAKQLAETKKYDAIIGLGTVIRGSTTHYDYVCNESAKGIANVSLATNVPVIFGVVTTENIEQAVERAGTKSGNKGYDAAISAIEMANLQKLIS; this is translated from the coding sequence ATGGGAAAAACATTTGAAGCACAATTGATCGGCAATGATTTAAAAATAGCGGTAGTAGTTGGTCGATTCAATGAATTTATTACAAGTAAATTATTAAGTGGCGCATTAGATGGCTTAAAGCGTCACGGTGTAGACGAAGAGTTAATTGATGTTGCGTGGGTACCAGGTGCATTCGAAATTCCATTTATCGCAAAACAATTAGCTGAAACAAAAAAATATGATGCCATTATTGGTTTAGGTACAGTTATTCGTGGCTCTACAACACATTATGATTATGTTTGTAACGAATCAGCAAAAGGCATAGCAAATGTGTCTCTTGCTACAAATGTACCAGTTATTTTTGGTGTTGTCACAACCGAAAATATTGAACAGGCAGTGGAACGAGCTGGAACAAAATCAGGGAATAAAGGCTATGATGCAGCAATCTCAGCTATTGAAATGGCGAACTTACAGAAACTAATTAGTTAA
- the ribE gene encoding riboflavin synthase, which produces MFTGIIEDIGTVKTLQNDRQSMKITVTSPKIVSDVKLGDSIAVNGVCLTVTQYNEQELTMDVMPETVKATNLQQLVVGNAVNLERAMPANGRFGGHFVSGHVDGVGKILRKRPMANAVYIDIALSEQLTSYCIPKGSITIDGTSLTLFYVDKNSVTVSLIPHTYEETVLGIKNVGALVNIETDLIGKYIMHQLHRGQQTSAITKDYLAKHGF; this is translated from the coding sequence ATGTTTACAGGTATTATTGAGGATATTGGTACAGTAAAAACCTTGCAAAACGATAGGCAAAGTATGAAAATAACTGTTACTTCGCCAAAGATAGTATCTGATGTGAAGCTAGGAGATAGTATAGCTGTTAATGGCGTATGTTTGACAGTCACACAATATAATGAGCAGGAATTAACAATGGACGTAATGCCTGAAACAGTGAAAGCGACAAATTTGCAGCAACTGGTCGTTGGGAATGCTGTAAATTTAGAGCGAGCGATGCCTGCAAACGGGCGTTTTGGCGGTCATTTTGTTTCAGGTCATGTTGACGGTGTGGGGAAAATTTTACGCAAACGTCCAATGGCCAATGCAGTCTACATCGATATAGCACTGTCAGAACAATTAACGAGCTATTGTATTCCTAAAGGTTCAATCACAATTGATGGAACAAGCTTAACGCTCTTCTATGTGGATAAAAACAGTGTTACCGTATCTCTTATTCCGCACACATACGAGGAAACAGTACTAGGAATAAAAAATGTTGGGGCATTAGTCAACATAGAAACCGATTTGATTGGCAAATACATTATGCATCAGCTCCACCGTGGTCAGCAAACATCGGCCATTACGAAAGATTACTTAGCAAAGCATGGCTTTTAG
- the uvrA gene encoding excinuclease ABC subunit UvrA, whose product MKETIFIKGAWENNLKKVSLSIPKYKLVVLTGPSGSGKSTLAMDTLQRECQRQYLDSMGMMANAISKPKVEFIRGLSPSISVGQHVTNRNPRSTVGTVTEIYKYIRFIFARFGEQVCTSCHVSIPASFEPTEAFVEEDEETDNQIISCPNCHEQQAKLGMLHFSFNKPEGACETCSGLGHVASINEAMVFNPELSLREGGVASLKGVHRDIQMRILVAAGKHYGFEFDPNLPLKDYDDVQRDLLYYGVESEEFKRHYPNSKPAAGTKFEGVIPSLWRRYKEKEGESGAKEKEGGFFHEQLCPDCLGARLKKEVRQVKVADATISDVSEWSLEDVLQWTNSLQTTFPEASHHLLVPIIEDMLTTLQRLIDVGLGYLSLNRKTVSLSGGETQRLRLATILGSALTGVLYILDEPTTGLHAKDTAGLIRVLQELRDLGNTVLVIEHDVEMMRAADHIIDIGPGAGIHGGTVVGEGSLDDLMSNGQSVTGAYLVEECSPSPVRVRREGNGQHITIQQAKLRNVDIPTVSIPLGCLVSVTGVSGSGKSTLVFDILAQGKSKNLVQTGCKEISGLEHIENIVIFDQSPMGRVQRSNVATYTDVFTHLRKLFAGLPEAKERELTSKHFSFNSPGGRCETCQGLGVLSVDMDFLADIEVTCTNCKGKRFTDEVLQVKYEGYSISDLLNMSVEESLPILKSETKISRMIEMLCEVGLGYLQWGQSVKTLSGGEGQRIRLANELSKASKSHTLYLLDEPTTGLHPSDIKLLHALLNRLVCAGNTVIVVEHSLELIRESDWVIDIGPEGGAAGGKLVAEGTPEQVAKVLDSYTGMFLKEVLA is encoded by the coding sequence ATGAAAGAGACTATTTTTATTAAAGGTGCTTGGGAAAATAATTTGAAGAAAGTGTCGCTTTCCATACCTAAATATAAGCTAGTAGTGCTGACTGGACCGTCTGGCTCAGGGAAATCAACGTTAGCTATGGATACACTTCAGCGGGAATGCCAGAGACAGTATTTAGATTCTATGGGAATGATGGCTAATGCGATTAGCAAGCCTAAGGTTGAGTTTATTCGAGGACTGTCACCGTCAATCAGTGTTGGGCAGCATGTTACGAATCGAAATCCACGTTCAACGGTAGGAACAGTAACAGAAATTTATAAGTATATCCGTTTTATCTTTGCCAGATTTGGTGAACAAGTTTGTACTTCATGTCATGTAAGTATTCCTGCTTCTTTTGAACCAACTGAAGCGTTCGTAGAGGAAGATGAGGAAACAGATAATCAAATCATTAGTTGTCCAAATTGTCATGAACAGCAAGCGAAGTTAGGTATGTTACATTTTTCTTTTAACAAGCCAGAAGGTGCTTGTGAAACTTGTAGCGGTCTTGGTCATGTGGCGAGTATAAATGAGGCGATGGTTTTTAATCCTGAGCTTAGCTTACGCGAAGGAGGCGTAGCATCCCTTAAGGGGGTCCATCGTGACATTCAAATGCGTATTTTAGTGGCAGCAGGAAAGCATTATGGCTTTGAATTTGACCCTAATCTACCATTAAAAGATTACGATGATGTTCAGCGAGATTTATTATATTATGGTGTCGAGAGCGAGGAATTTAAACGTCACTATCCAAATAGTAAACCGGCCGCAGGAACAAAGTTTGAAGGAGTCATACCGAGCTTATGGAGACGTTATAAGGAGAAAGAGGGAGAATCAGGAGCTAAAGAAAAAGAAGGAGGTTTCTTTCATGAACAACTTTGCCCAGATTGCCTTGGTGCACGCTTAAAGAAAGAAGTGCGTCAAGTTAAGGTAGCGGACGCAACAATTTCGGACGTATCAGAGTGGTCACTTGAAGATGTATTGCAATGGACGAATAGCTTGCAGACGACGTTCCCTGAAGCAAGTCATCATTTATTGGTGCCTATTATCGAGGATATGTTAACAACACTTCAGCGGCTTATCGATGTTGGACTTGGGTACCTTTCATTAAACCGTAAGACGGTATCATTGTCAGGAGGAGAAACACAACGTTTACGACTTGCTACCATACTTGGTTCCGCTTTAACTGGCGTTCTGTATATTTTGGATGAACCGACAACTGGTCTTCATGCAAAGGATACAGCAGGTCTCATTCGAGTGCTTCAGGAATTACGTGATTTAGGTAATACTGTACTAGTTATCGAGCATGATGTTGAGATGATGCGTGCTGCAGATCATATCATTGATATCGGTCCTGGTGCGGGAATACATGGTGGTACTGTTGTAGGTGAAGGCAGTCTGGATGATTTAATGTCAAATGGGCAATCAGTGACTGGAGCTTATCTAGTAGAAGAATGTTCCCCTTCTCCTGTTCGAGTTCGTAGGGAGGGAAATGGACAACATATCACTATTCAACAAGCAAAACTTCGAAATGTCGACATCCCTACTGTTTCTATTCCATTGGGCTGTCTCGTGTCAGTAACAGGCGTTTCAGGTTCGGGGAAATCCACGCTTGTTTTCGACATTCTTGCGCAAGGAAAATCGAAAAACCTTGTCCAAACTGGATGTAAGGAAATTAGTGGGTTAGAACATATCGAAAATATCGTTATTTTTGACCAATCGCCAATGGGAAGAGTACAGCGCTCTAATGTCGCTACCTATACGGATGTCTTTACGCACCTCCGCAAATTGTTTGCAGGATTACCAGAAGCAAAAGAGAGAGAATTAACTTCAAAGCATTTCTCATTTAACTCTCCGGGTGGACGATGTGAAACATGCCAAGGCTTAGGTGTATTATCAGTAGATATGGACTTCCTAGCAGATATAGAAGTGACATGTACAAACTGCAAAGGTAAAAGATTTACTGACGAAGTGTTGCAAGTAAAATATGAAGGGTACTCCATTTCAGATTTGCTAAATATGTCTGTAGAGGAGAGCTTACCAATTTTGAAATCGGAAACAAAGATTTCTCGCATGATTGAAATGCTATGTGAGGTAGGGTTGGGTTATCTTCAATGGGGACAATCGGTCAAAACTTTATCTGGCGGTGAAGGACAGCGTATTAGGCTGGCAAACGAATTAAGTAAAGCATCCAAAAGCCACACGCTTTATTTATTGGACGAACCTACGACGGGTCTTCATCCATCTGATATAAAACTGCTGCATGCTTTATTAAACAGACTTGTGTGTGCGGGCAATACCGTTATTGTCGTCGAGCATAGTCTAGAATTAATCCGTGAATCTGATTGGGTTATCGATATTGGACCTGAAGGAGGAGCCGCAGGTGGAAAGCTTGTAGCGGAAGGAACGCCAGAGCAAGTGGCAAAAGTATTGGATTCCTATACGGGGATGTTTCTGAAAGAAGTACTTGCCTAA
- a CDS encoding MDR family MFS transporter: MEASKSNSNTKLVVAGLLLAIFMSAIDNTIVATAMGTIVSQLGGMDKFVWVTSAYMVTTMAGMPIFGKLSDMYGRKRFFIFGLGVFLLGSALCGFAHTIEQLSIFRAIQGIGAGALMPIAFTIVFDIFPPEKRGKMVGLLGAVFGIASVVGPLLGAYITAHFGWEWVFYINLPIGIVSLMLIIKNYKESPMLTKQKIDWWGAATLVLAVISLMFALELGGKQFDWNSAPIISLFISFAVFFIVFFFVELKAEEPILPFFLFKRRLFASSQMLAFLYGGTFIILTVYIPIYVQAVYGASATNAGLILMPMMLGSVAGSAFGGIFLTKISYRNLMVISVISYFVGMFLLSTLTPDTARILLTLYMILVGFGMGFSFSLLPTASQHNLDARYRGTANSTNSFLRTLGMTMGITIFGTIQNNVFASKLTEGFKNMGQGSNSAMFDVGDMREIFEPSVRENIPANILDIIVNAMSNSVTHVFLLALIPIVIAAIFVFMMGNSRVIVTAEKDNREN, from the coding sequence ATGGAAGCATCGAAAAGTAATAGTAATACAAAGTTGGTTGTGGCAGGTTTACTTCTTGCCATTTTTATGTCAGCAATTGACAATACAATTGTTGCGACTGCAATGGGAACAATCGTATCGCAACTTGGAGGCATGGATAAATTTGTTTGGGTTACTTCTGCTTATATGGTAACAACAATGGCTGGCATGCCTATTTTTGGTAAGTTATCCGATATGTATGGAAGAAAAAGATTTTTTATTTTTGGTCTAGGTGTGTTTTTACTTGGTTCGGCTCTTTGCGGTTTCGCTCATACAATTGAGCAACTTAGCATTTTTCGCGCGATTCAAGGGATTGGTGCAGGTGCGCTAATGCCAATCGCATTTACAATTGTATTTGACATCTTTCCACCAGAAAAACGGGGGAAAATGGTAGGGCTACTCGGCGCTGTATTCGGTATCGCAAGTGTCGTAGGACCACTTCTCGGTGCTTATATTACAGCCCATTTTGGTTGGGAATGGGTTTTTTATATTAACCTGCCAATCGGTATCGTTTCATTAATGTTAATTATAAAAAATTACAAGGAATCTCCGATGCTTACAAAGCAGAAAATCGATTGGTGGGGAGCGGCGACACTTGTATTGGCTGTTATCAGTCTTATGTTTGCATTGGAGCTAGGAGGTAAACAGTTCGATTGGAATTCAGCACCGATAATTTCATTATTTATCAGTTTTGCTGTGTTCTTTATTGTGTTCTTTTTTGTAGAGCTGAAAGCAGAAGAACCAATACTTCCTTTCTTCTTATTTAAACGTCGTTTATTTGCCTCTTCGCAAATGTTAGCTTTCTTATATGGCGGTACTTTTATTATTTTAACAGTATATATACCGATTTATGTGCAGGCTGTATATGGTGCTTCCGCTACGAATGCAGGGCTAATTCTGATGCCAATGATGTTGGGGTCCGTGGCAGGAAGTGCTTTTGGTGGTATTTTCTTAACGAAAATAAGCTATCGAAACTTAATGGTTATTTCAGTTATATCTTATTTTGTAGGTATGTTTTTACTAAGTACACTTACACCAGATACGGCTCGAATACTTCTTACGCTGTATATGATTCTCGTAGGCTTTGGCATGGGCTTCTCCTTCTCATTACTACCGACCGCTTCACAGCATAATTTAGATGCTCGTTATCGGGGTACGGCGAATTCAACCAATTCGTTTCTGCGTACGCTAGGTATGACGATGGGGATTACAATTTTTGGAACAATTCAAAACAATGTATTTGCTAGTAAGCTAACGGAAGGTTTTAAAAATATGGGGCAAGGCTCAAATTCTGCAATGTTTGATGTTGGCGATATGAGAGAAATTTTTGAACCTAGTGTACGCGAGAATATCCCTGCAAACATTCTTGATATTATTGTGAATGCTATGTCTAACTCTGTTACACATGTATTTCTTCTTGCGCTCATTCCTATTGTTATTGCAGCCATTTTCGTTTTCATGATGGGGAACTCCCGAGTGATTGTTACAGCTGAAAAAGACAACAGGGAAAACTAA
- a CDS encoding MarR family winged helix-turn-helix transcriptional regulator, whose product MTDPREHFTSLMRGLGTRTILHQQNVAASLGLYNNDFISLDILRETGPITAGELSKKTGLATGSITALVDRLEKIGYVRRENDPNDRRRVIIVPEYESREEIRHTYESLHQAMLQLASSYKQEELALISQFLQNASTVLEEQIQLLSSSTQSKSSTKSIR is encoded by the coding sequence ATGACTGATCCACGTGAACATTTCACTTCACTTATGCGCGGGCTAGGTACTCGCACAATATTACACCAGCAAAATGTGGCTGCATCTCTTGGGCTATACAATAATGATTTTATTTCTTTGGATATTTTACGTGAAACCGGTCCCATTACTGCTGGAGAGCTTTCAAAAAAAACGGGCCTTGCTACAGGCAGCATTACGGCATTAGTTGACCGCCTTGAAAAAATCGGTTACGTGCGTAGAGAAAATGATCCTAATGATCGTCGCAGGGTCATTATAGTCCCAGAATATGAATCGAGAGAAGAAATCCGCCATACCTATGAGTCGCTTCACCAAGCCATGCTTCAACTAGCTTCATCTTACAAGCAAGAAGAGCTTGCTCTCATTTCACAGTTTTTACAAAACGCAAGTACAGTACTAGAAGAGCAAATACAACTTCTCAGCTCTTCTACACAAAGTAAATCTTCAACAAAATCTATACGCTAA
- a CDS encoding YibE/F family protein, producing MCFVASFLFVSHNESFYERPIAEVIKTELEDSTPVSDMYSNDDQLFTQQITALVKNGEDKGQLIYFTNEYSSSGAFDHEYKVGNKLFVSIKEDNAQKGQLSGSILDVKRDQYVLIVAWIFIFALLIVGKRQGLFSIVSLIVNALILSFALDLYVKHANVSLLFVSGVCVLLFTVVSLILINGLNEKTYAAMLATLLGTFISLLISFFVLWITSENGLRYEEMQFLTRPYRMVFMAGLFIGALGAVMDVSITMASSMFALYEQNPSISDKALKVSGLDIGKDVMGTITSILFFVYICGSIPMLILYLKNSSTLGLTLSMNLSLELARALAGGIGVVLTIPISLYTTIFFIKRKRVN from the coding sequence CTGTGCTTTGTGGCTTCCTTTTTATTTGTTTCTCACAATGAATCCTTTTATGAGCGGCCAATTGCAGAAGTGATAAAAACAGAGTTGGAAGATTCAACACCTGTATCGGATATGTATAGTAATGACGATCAGTTATTTACGCAGCAAATAACTGCATTAGTGAAAAATGGAGAGGACAAAGGACAACTTATATATTTTACAAATGAGTATTCTTCCTCTGGTGCTTTTGATCATGAATACAAGGTCGGAAACAAACTGTTCGTTTCCATAAAGGAAGACAATGCTCAAAAAGGGCAATTATCAGGTTCAATTTTAGACGTAAAACGCGATCAATACGTATTAATAGTTGCATGGATTTTTATATTCGCCTTATTAATTGTTGGTAAAAGACAGGGGCTATTTTCCATAGTTAGTTTGATTGTTAATGCACTTATATTATCATTTGCATTGGATTTATATGTAAAGCATGCTAACGTCAGCTTGTTGTTCGTTAGCGGTGTATGTGTTCTGCTATTTACTGTTGTTTCGTTGATACTCATAAATGGTTTAAATGAAAAAACCTACGCGGCAATGCTGGCAACACTTTTAGGAACTTTCATTTCATTACTTATTAGCTTTTTCGTATTGTGGATTACATCTGAAAATGGCCTTCGATACGAGGAAATGCAATTTCTAACGCGTCCTTATCGTATGGTTTTTATGGCTGGTTTATTTATTGGGGCGTTAGGAGCTGTAATGGATGTGTCAATTACCATGGCTTCTTCCATGTTTGCTTTATATGAACAAAATCCATCAATTTCTGATAAAGCATTAAAAGTTTCAGGGCTCGATATTGGAAAAGATGTGATGGGGACAATTACGAGTATTTTGTTTTTTGTGTATATATGTGGTTCCATTCCTATGCTTATTTTATATTTAAAAAATTCGTCTACGCTAGGGCTAACACTTTCCATGAATCTTTCATTAGAATTAGCTCGCGCTTTAGCAGGTGGTATTGGCGTTGTATTAACAATCCCCATCAGTCTTTATACTACTATTTTTTTCATTAAACGAAAGAGGGTAAATTGA
- a CDS encoding YibE/F family protein, translating to MNVLVWLAAILFILMIVIGGKKGVRSFLSLFLNFGVLFVTIFLMTNPKNSPIVLTFIACTIISWISLFYINEKNSKTITAFISTMITIVILLFFIMVVTGKSMIQGFGEESTEEISIFSLYIGVNFVQIGASVIIMSTIGAILDVAISIASSMHEIFHHNPLISRKKLFTSGLSIGKDILGTDTNTLFFAFFGGYLGLLIWFKDLNYSIGEIINSKVFSTELITIFCAGIGIAAIIPIASSVNAYYLIKTREKVSAQESASHSK from the coding sequence ATGAATGTATTAGTGTGGCTAGCAGCCATTTTATTTATATTAATGATCGTTATTGGTGGAAAAAAAGGGGTACGTTCTTTTCTTTCTCTATTTTTAAATTTTGGGGTGCTCTTTGTAACGATTTTTTTAATGACTAATCCTAAGAACAGCCCCATTGTTTTAACGTTTATTGCCTGCACAATCATTAGTTGGATTAGCCTATTTTACATTAATGAAAAGAACAGCAAAACAATCACCGCATTTATTTCGACGATGATTACGATTGTGATACTTCTCTTTTTTATTATGGTTGTCACTGGGAAGTCTATGATTCAAGGATTTGGAGAAGAATCTACAGAGGAAATTAGTATTTTTTCACTTTATATTGGTGTTAACTTTGTTCAAATTGGCGCTTCTGTAATTATTATGAGTACAATTGGAGCCATTTTAGACGTCGCCATTTCCATTGCTTCGTCCATGCATGAAATTTTTCACCACAACCCTCTCATTAGCAGAAAAAAATTATTCACATCAGGCTTAAGCATTGGGAAAGATATTTTAGGAACAGATACAAATACGCTATTTTTCGCTTTTTTTGGTGGATATTTAGGTCTTTTAATATGGTTTAAAGATTTAAACTACTCGATTGGCGAAATCATCAACTCTAAAGTGTTCAGCACTGAGCTCATCACCATTTTTTGTGCGGGAATTGGCATAGCTGCCATTATCCCCATCGCATCATCTGTTAATGCCTATTATTTAATTAAAACACGAGAAAAAGTAAGCGCACAAGAAAGTGCCAGTCACTCAAAGTGA
- a CDS encoding ABC transporter permease, with protein sequence MTPIYVLTKKEYVQMFRDFKVIWLPLAFMFLGATQPVVTYYLPTILAALGGNQGITIDPSMLQQDGAQVMAATLGSQFDQLGIMIIVIAMMGIIQSDKANGMLDFILTRPVKVGSYIGGKLFSNFSFVAISVTFGYIVSYVYVNFLFNNISFLDMILAIVFYQLWVLFMISFTSMVSTIFNGQGVIALISIVCLFIFKIISGLHPIIDLLNPAGMSQHAMMVLITGSVDSHLYGNMLITFIWISLTVTISHYWISEKKYHKD encoded by the coding sequence ATGACGCCTATATATGTTTTAACAAAAAAAGAATATGTACAAATGTTTCGTGATTTTAAAGTGATATGGTTACCGCTTGCTTTTATGTTTTTAGGGGCTACACAACCAGTAGTCACATATTATTTACCAACCATTTTAGCAGCACTTGGGGGAAATCAAGGCATTACGATTGATCCTTCGATGCTTCAGCAGGATGGAGCGCAAGTAATGGCTGCAACACTTGGATCCCAATTCGATCAGTTAGGGATTATGATTATAGTGATTGCAATGATGGGTATTATTCAGTCAGATAAAGCAAATGGGATGCTTGATTTTATTCTAACAAGACCTGTAAAAGTAGGGTCATACATCGGTGGAAAGCTTTTTTCTAATTTCTCATTTGTAGCTATTAGTGTGACATTTGGATATATTGTATCTTACGTTTATGTAAATTTTTTGTTTAATAATATTTCATTTCTAGATATGATACTAGCCATTGTTTTTTATCAATTATGGGTTCTTTTTATGATTTCTTTTACTTCGATGGTAAGTACTATTTTTAATGGACAGGGTGTTATCGCTTTAATTAGTATCGTTTGCTTGTTTATTTTTAAAATAATTAGTGGCTTACATCCAATAATTGATTTATTAAATCCTGCAGGCATGAGTCAACATGCAATGATGGTATTAATAACGGGTTCAGTCGATTCGCATTTATACGGCAATATGTTAATTACTTTCATATGGATTTCTTTAACCGTAACTATTTCGCACTATTGGATTTCAGAAAAGAAATATCATAAAGATTAA
- a CDS encoding ABC transporter ATP-binding protein, with protein MKLEIKGVTKNFKTKTAVHNFSMVVDTGQCVGLIGPNGAGKSTLIKIIADILYADKGEVLLDGKKISNMKREVGYLPQYPDFFHWMTAKETLFFMGQLSGITKEKLIEEVPAILTKVGLINEQNEKVQTFSGGMKQRLGIAQTLLHKPSFIVMDEPVSALDPIGRREVLNLIQEIKHETTILLSTHILGDAEEICERFVIMKQGEKIMDTTIDKLLTHNSEEVVHLEIASENMLSVQIIEKLPYVKHVEANGKRMKVTLENVQENKDMLMRDTLENKLDIVRFEVGSSETLEDIFLKMVVSV; from the coding sequence ATGAAGTTAGAAATTAAAGGTGTAACAAAAAACTTTAAAACAAAGACAGCCGTTCATAACTTTTCTATGGTAGTTGACACTGGACAATGTGTAGGACTTATAGGCCCAAACGGTGCTGGAAAGTCTACGCTAATTAAAATTATTGCAGATATCTTATATGCGGATAAAGGCGAGGTACTGCTAGATGGGAAAAAAATTTCAAACATGAAAAGAGAGGTTGGCTATCTTCCTCAATACCCTGATTTCTTCCACTGGATGACTGCCAAAGAGACACTCTTTTTTATGGGACAGTTATCAGGTATAACTAAAGAAAAACTTATTGAGGAAGTACCTGCTATATTAACAAAAGTAGGATTAATAAACGAACAGAATGAGAAAGTTCAAACATTTTCTGGCGGAATGAAGCAGAGATTAGGCATTGCTCAAACGCTTTTACATAAACCATCTTTTATTGTTATGGATGAGCCTGTATCGGCATTAGATCCAATAGGAAGGAGAGAGGTTTTGAATTTAATTCAAGAAATTAAACATGAAACGACTATTTTATTATCAACGCATATTTTAGGCGATGCTGAAGAAATTTGTGAACGGTTTGTCATCATGAAACAAGGTGAGAAAATAATGGATACGACAATAGATAAATTATTAACTCATAATAGTGAAGAAGTTGTACATCTTGAAATAGCATCGGAAAATATGCTTTCTGTCCAAATAATTGAAAAACTTCCGTATGTAAAACATGTAGAAGCAAACGGAAAAAGAATGAAGGTAACGCTCGAAAATGTGCAGGAAAATAAAGATATGTTAATGCGTGACACTTTGGAAAACAAATTAGATATTGTTCGATTCGAAGTTGGAAGCAGTGAGACGTTAGAGGACATCTTTTTAAAAATGGTGGTGAGCGTATGA
- a CDS encoding PLD nuclease N-terminal domain-containing protein, whose protein sequence is MKLHYGLNELGDVDWLAVLQIALPFMVVGLILILIALFDLYRHRKERANVLLWTIVIIFFNTIGPILYFTIGRKGAKLNEVRN, encoded by the coding sequence ATGAAACTTCACTATGGATTAAATGAATTGGGAGATGTAGATTGGTTAGCAGTATTACAGATAGCATTACCGTTCATGGTGGTAGGTCTCATTCTTATCCTAATTGCACTATTTGATTTGTATAGGCATCGGAAGGAAAGGGCAAATGTTCTTTTGTGGACAATTGTTATTATATTTTTCAATACAATTGGACCCATTTTATATTTCACTATTGGACGAAAAGGAGCGAAGCTTAATGAAGTTAGAAATTAA
- a CDS encoding HAD-IA family hydrolase gives MKHIIFDFDGTLADSTAVLASVWNTIAKEYDFKEVQLEDIDSLKKISITERSKLFNFPLHKLPIILPQFYRLYQQSIKDVHLFRGMKDVLKAIENKGYTIAIISSNSKDNISEFLKVNDINHVSEVLCSSRIFGKDKVIKKYIKETNIKKSDVLYVGDEQRDIVACKKVGIPIIWVGWGYDAIEVVQSEKPDYKVFSPAEILTII, from the coding sequence ATGAAACATATCATATTTGATTTTGATGGTACACTTGCAGATTCCACTGCTGTACTCGCCTCTGTATGGAACACCATTGCAAAGGAATACGATTTTAAAGAAGTACAACTAGAGGACATTGATTCACTAAAAAAAATATCAATTACCGAACGCAGTAAATTATTTAACTTTCCACTACACAAGCTACCAATTATACTCCCTCAATTTTATCGTTTATACCAACAGTCCATAAAAGATGTTCACCTTTTTCGGGGGATGAAAGATGTATTAAAGGCAATTGAAAACAAGGGTTATACAATCGCAATTATCTCTTCTAATTCGAAGGACAATATTTCAGAGTTTTTAAAGGTAAATGATATTAATCATGTTTCTGAAGTACTGTGCTCTAGCCGTATTTTTGGGAAAGATAAAGTGATTAAAAAATATATAAAAGAAACAAATATCAAAAAATCAGACGTGTTATATGTTGGAGATGAGCAGCGTGATATTGTTGCCTGTAAAAAAGTAGGAATTCCAATTATTTGGGTTGGTTGGGGATATGATGCAATTGAGGTTGTTCAATCAGAGAAGCCCGATTATAAAGTATTTTCTCCAGCAGAAATATTAACTATCATTTAA